The DNA sequence CCCTGGACCCCCATGAGCACCACCTCGTCGCCCACGGAGACGCCCTCTATGTCCGTCACGTCGATGACGATCATGTCCATGGTCACCCGCCCTGCCACCGGCGCCCTCCTGCCGCGTATCAATACCTGGGCCTTGCCCGAGAGGGCCCACGGGTATCCGTCGGCATAGCCGATCGGCACGATCGCGAGCCTGGAGCGTCTCTTCGTCGTGAACGTGCAGCCGTAGCTCACCTTCGAGCCCTCGGGCACGTGCTTGAGCAGCATCACCCTGCTCTCGAGGCCCATCACGAGGTCTAGGCTGCCCCGCAGGGGATGATCGAAATCGCAGTCCCCGAAGAGCGCGAGCCCTGGCCTCGCCCAGACCTCCTCCGCGCCGTCGAACTCAAGGGCCGCGCCGCGCATGATCGCTGTGGAGTTGGCCGCGTGCCAGACGCGCACAGGACCGATCGCGGCCTCGATCTCTTTTTTGCAGGAAACGAACTTCTCGATCTGGCCGGAGGAGAATTCCTCATCACCCGCGTCGGCGAGATGCGTCATCACGCCCTCGACGCGCAGGTGCGGACAGGATTTGAATTTTGCGAGCACCTGCGGCAGGGCCTCGGGCCGGACGCCGAGCCTGGACATGCCGGTGTCGATCTTCAGGTGTACGTCCGCCGAGCGGCCTGCCCTGACTGCCGCCTCCTCAAGGGAATCCAACACCCCGCTGGAGTGGACGACCGGGGTGAGGCCTGCGTCGACCATCCGGAAGGAGGCCGCCGACCCCTCTCCCATGAGCCCGCTCATCACGAGTATCGGGATGCGGATGCCGAACTCCCTGAGCTCGACCCCCTCCTCCACGGTCGCGACGCCGAGGGCACGCGCACCAGCACTCTCCAGCGAGAGGGA is a window from the bacterium genome containing:
- the alr gene encoding alanine racemase, coding for MILDSFGKTMFRPAWATIDLVALRRNFDLIRERLPKNAGVLAMVKADAYGHGSKEISLSLESAGARALGVATVEEGVELREFGIRIPILVMSGLMGEGSAASFRMVDAGLTPVVHSSGVLDSLEEAAVRAGRSADVHLKIDTGMSRLGVRPEALPQVLAKFKSCPHLRVEGVMTHLADAGDEEFSSGQIEKFVSCKKEIEAAIGPVRVWHAANSTAIMRGAALEFDGAEEVWARPGLALFGDCDFDHPLRGSLDLVMGLESRVMLLKHVPEGSKVSYGCTFTTKRRSRLAIVPIGYADGYPWALSGKAQVLIRGRRAPVAGRVTMDMIVIDVTDIEGVSVGDEVVLMGVQG